Proteins from a single region of Apium graveolens cultivar Ventura chromosome 7, ASM990537v1, whole genome shotgun sequence:
- the LOC141672447 gene encoding DEAD-box ATP-dependent RNA helicase 6-like encodes MNNQGRFQPGLRNNNRAGGNFYRNPNYQQQQWFRRNSSGPGSSSGQAQTHVDSSSQDGKAQLRKPPPDNRYKTEDVTATKGNGFEDYFLKRELLMGIYEKGFEKPSPIQEESIPIALTGSDILARAKNGTGKTAAFCIPALEKIDSDKNVIQAVILVPTRELALQTSQVCKELGKYLKIQVMVTTGGTSLRDDIMRLYKPVHLLVGTPGRILDLTKKGVCVLSECAMLVMDEADKLLSPEFQPSLQELINYLPQTRQILLFSATFPVTVKAFKDRYLEKPYVINLMDELTLKGITQYYAFVEERQKIHCLNTLFSKLQINQSIIFCNSVSRVELLAKKITELGYSCFYIHARMLQDHRNKVFHDFRNGACRNLVCTDLFTRGIDVQAVNVVINFDFPRNSETYLHRVGRSGRFGHLGLAVNLITYEDRFNLYKIEQEVGTEIKQIPPAIDRAVYCR; translated from the exons ATGAATAATCAGGGTAGGTTTCAACCAGGGCTTAGAAATAACAACAGGGCTGGTGGCAATTTTTATAGGAACCCAAATTATCAACAACAGCAATGGTTTAGGAGGAATTCAAGTGGGCCAGGTTCAAGTAGTGGTCAAGCTCAGACCCATGTTGATTCTAG CTCACAAGATGGGAAAGCTCAATTAAGGAAACCACCACCTGACAATCGGTACAAGACAGAG GATGTTACTGCGACGAAAGGAAATGGGTTTGAAGACTATTTCCTGAAACGAGAGCTACTTATGGGAATATATGAGAAAGGATTTGAAAAGCCTTCACCTATCCAGGAAGAAAGTATACCTATAGCCCTTACTGGAAGTGATATTCTTGCTAGAGCAAAAAATGGAACTGGCAAAACTGCTGCATTCTGTATTCCTGCACTGGAAAAGATTGATTCAGATAAGAATGTAATTCAAG CTGTAATACTGGTCCCAACTAGGGAATTAGCCCTTCAGACATCCCAAGTGTGCAAAGAACTTGGGAAGTATTTAAAAATTCAAGTGATGGTCACTACCGGAGGAACCAGTTTGAGGGATGATATTATGCGTCTGTATAAGCCTGTCCATTTGCTAGTCGGAACACCTGGAAGAATACTGGATCTTACCAAAAAGGGAGTATGCGTTTTAAGTGAATGTGCCATGCTAGTCATGGATGAG GCTGATAAGCTTCTGTCACCGGAGTTTCAACCTTCTTTACAGGAGTTAATTAATTATCTTCCTCAGACTCGACAAATATTGTTGTTCTCTGCTACATTTCCAGTTACTGTCAAAGCTTTCAAGGACAGATACTTGGAAAAACCTTATGTCATTAATCTGATGGATGAGCTGACTCTCAAAGGCATCACACAATATTATGCTTTTGTAGAAGAAAGACAGAAGATTCACTGTCTCAATACCCTCTTTTCAAAG CTACAAATCAACCAATCAATTATTTTCTGCAATTCTGTGAGTCGGGTGGAACTGTTGGCCAAGAAAATTACAGAACTGGGCTATTCTTGCTTTTATATTCATGCTAGGATGCTGCAAGATCATCGAAACAAAGTATTTCATGATTTTCGGAATGGTGCATGCAGGAATCTTGTGTGCACAG ATCTCTTTACGAGAGGGATAGATGTTCAAGCAGTCAACGTCGTCATTAATTTTGATTTTCCGAGGAATTCAGAGACATATCTGCACAGG GTTGGTCGTTCAGGAAGGTTTGGACATctaggtttagctgtgaatctgATAACTTACGAAGACCGCTTCAATCT GTATAAGATTGAGCAAGAGGTTGGTACTGAAATCAAACAAATTCCTCCCGCCATCGACCGAGCTGTCTACTGTCGGTGA
- the LOC141671069 gene encoding uncharacterized protein LOC141671069 isoform X2, whose protein sequence is MEAFSFKPTIGLLFPSFSSPKRLKKVSFCGKFKKVGIFACKDEGEDEEGGLGFKVGKVFGGGTKVSLSEIIGRNSNREISNLGIEKLLYKTSNKDLSYNRDVVSKKSVKFEFDDTPSLSSIKKPSLPILNVVDSTRGSVPHVILRKPSALLEDGNGTDNLLKFKIQPNLSLTMGKVKAKKRFSDFTLITNAEPVTSTDHGKHAYFVNASAVATSNFERNSRKIESFSASKSNNVKLNVKSELLDIHHEQKSSEDRDVSTSVEDVSVVGDYSQYNDSLKGLQPLQQNGLGPSLKAYPSIEESEAKLTNASSNMSEESTLHKPTRLVQSETTLNVLGHEKLVKKHTNFDSAELEDFPTSSPINELEDIDWTIAEDLVETGQRDEVELISASTRGFVVSFRSLIGFLPYRNLAPKHKYFAFETWLRYKGLDPTMYKQSLSILGSSEDTGKATALYSSLDIHFDQEITSNMELEELLTIYDDMKLKFLTSLLDKMFKVYVVFADRESRRLIFSMKPKEKEESIEKKRDLMARLSIGEVVKCCITKMTYFGIFVEVEGVPAMIHQTEVSWDVTVNPTSCFKIGQIVEAKVHQLDFSLERIFLSLKEVVPDPLTETLEAVDHVSQNRVLATSEADTEWTDIEKLLKELHQFEGINSVSRGRFFLSPDFTPTFQVYMASMFENQYKLLARAGNRVQESKQDKLQQM, encoded by the exons ATGGAAGCTTTTTCATTTAAACCCACAATTGGGTTGTtgtttccttcattttcaagCCCAAAAAGATTAAAAAAGGTTTCTTTTTGTGGGAAATTCAAGAAAGTTGGGATCTTTGCTTGTAAAGATGAAGGTGAAGATGAGGAGGGTGGATTGGGGTTTAAGGTTGGGAAGGTTTTTGGTGGTGGCACTAAAGTTAGTCTCTCTGAG ATAATTGGCAGAAATTCAAACCGAGAAATATCTAATTTAGGAATTGAGAAATTGTTATACAAGACGAGTAATAAAGATTTAAGTTATAATAGGGATGTAGTTTCCAAGAAAAGTGTTAAATTTGAATTTGATGATACGCCAAGCTTATCTAGCATTAAAAAACCAAGCCTACCAATTCTGAACGTTGTGGATAGTACTAGAGGTAGTGTTCCTCATGTTATACTGCGGAAACCATCTGCATTGTTGGAAGATGGTAATGGGACTGACAATCTGTTGAAATTTAAGATTCAACCAAATTTGTCGTTAACTATGGGGAAAGTGAAGGCAAAGAAGAGGTTTAGTGATTTTACCTTGATAACGAATGCTGAGCCTGTTACTTCCACAGATCATGGTAAACATGCATATTTTGTCAATGCTAGTGCAGTAGCTACTAGTAATTTCGAGAGGAACAGCAGAAAAATTGAATCATTTTCTGCTTCAAAATCAAACAATGTGAAATTGAACGTGAAGTCTGAGCTGTTAGATATTCACCATGAACAAAAATCTAGTGAGGATCGTGATGTATCAACCTCTGTTGAAGATGTTTCGGTAGTAGGTGATTACAGCCAATACAATGACTCTCTAAAAG GATTACAGCCTCTTCAACAAAATGGTTTAGGGCCCTCTTTAAAAGCTTATCCTAGTATTGAAGAATCTGAGGCAAAACTAACAAATGCTAGCAGCAACATGTCAGAGGAATCTACACTGCATAAACCGACTAG ATTAGTTCAATCTGAAACCACCTTAAACGTTCTAGGTCACGAGAAGCTAGTTAAAAAACATACAAATTTTGACAGTGCTGAGCTTGAGGACTTCCCTACGTCATCACCTATCAAT GAACTTGAAGATATAGACTGGACAATAGCCGAAGATCTGGTGGAGACTGGACAGAGAGATGAAGTGGAATTGATAAGCGCTAGTACCCGGGGATTTGTT GTGTCTTTCCGCTCTTTGATTGGATTTTTACCGTATAGAAATCTTGCACCTAAGCACAAGTACTTTGCCTTTGAGACTTGGTTGAGATATAAAGGCTTGGATCCAACTATGTACAAGCAAAGTCTAAGCATTCTTGGAAGCTCTGAAGATACAGGCAAGGCTACAGCTCTGTATTCAAGTCTAGACATACATTTTGATCAAGAAATTACTAGCAATATGGAGCTTGAAGAACTGCTTACAATATATGATGACATGAAGCTTAAATTTTTGACATCCCTTCTTGACAAG ATGTTCAAAGTTTATGTAGTATTTGCAGACAGAGAATCAAGAAGGTTAATATTTTCCATGAAACCGAAGGAAAAGGAAGAATCAATTGAAAAAAAGAGAGACCTCATG GCTAGGCTGAGCATTGGAGAAGTAGTGAAATGCTGCATAACAAAGATGACATACTTTGGTATATTTGTTGAG GTTGAAGGAGTTCCTGCAATGATTCACCAGACAGAAGTTTCATGGGATGTCACAGTAAATCCAACTTCGTGTTTCAAAATTGGCCAG ATTGTGGAAGCCAAAGTTCACCAACTAGACTTTTCACTTGAACGAATATTTTTATCGTTGAAGGAAGTAGTG CCAGATCCATTGACTGAGACCTTGGAGGCTGTAGATCATGTTTCGCAGAACAGGGTATTAGCAACATCAGAAGCAGATACTGAG TGGACTGACATCGAAAAACTTCTAAAAGAACTACATCAATTTGAAGGGATTAACTCTGTATCAAGAGGTCGATTTTTTTTAAGCCCTGATTTCACCCCAACATTTCAG GTTTATATGGCGTCCATGTTTGAGAATCAATACAAGTTGCTTGCTCGAGCAGGAAATAGAGTACAAGAG AGCAAACAAGATAAGTTGCAACAAATGTAA
- the LOC141671069 gene encoding uncharacterized protein LOC141671069 isoform X1 has translation MEAFSFKPTIGLLFPSFSSPKRLKKVSFCGKFKKVGIFACKDEGEDEEGGLGFKVGKVFGGGTKVSLSEIIGRNSNREISNLGIEKLLYKTSNKDLSYNRDVVSKKSVKFEFDDTPSLSSIKKPSLPILNVVDSTRGSVPHVILRKPSALLEDGNGTDNLLKFKIQPNLSLTMGKVKAKKRFSDFTLITNAEPVTSTDHGKHAYFVNASAVATSNFERNSRKIESFSASKSNNVKLNVKSELLDIHHEQKSSEDRDVSTSVEDVSVVGDYSQYNDSLKGLQPLQQNGLGPSLKAYPSIEESEAKLTNASSNMSEESTLHKPTRLVQSETTLNVLGHEKLVKKHTNFDSAELEDFPTSSPINELEDIDWTIAEDLVETGQRDEVELISASTRGFVVSFRSLIGFLPYRNLAPKHKYFAFETWLRYKGLDPTMYKQSLSILGSSEDTGKATALYSSLDIHFDQEITSNMELEELLTIYDDMKLKFLTSLLDKMFKVYVVFADRESRRLIFSMKPKEKEESIEKKRDLMARLSIGEVVKCCITKMTYFGIFVEVEGVPAMIHQTEVSWDVTVNPTSCFKIGQIVEAKVHQLDFSLERIFLSLKEVVPDPLTETLEAVDHVSQNRVLATSEADTEWTDIEKLLKELHQFEGINSVSRGRFFLSPDFTPTFQVYMASMFENQYKLLARAGNRVQEVIVETSLGKEDIKSAILTCTNRLQS, from the exons ATGGAAGCTTTTTCATTTAAACCCACAATTGGGTTGTtgtttccttcattttcaagCCCAAAAAGATTAAAAAAGGTTTCTTTTTGTGGGAAATTCAAGAAAGTTGGGATCTTTGCTTGTAAAGATGAAGGTGAAGATGAGGAGGGTGGATTGGGGTTTAAGGTTGGGAAGGTTTTTGGTGGTGGCACTAAAGTTAGTCTCTCTGAG ATAATTGGCAGAAATTCAAACCGAGAAATATCTAATTTAGGAATTGAGAAATTGTTATACAAGACGAGTAATAAAGATTTAAGTTATAATAGGGATGTAGTTTCCAAGAAAAGTGTTAAATTTGAATTTGATGATACGCCAAGCTTATCTAGCATTAAAAAACCAAGCCTACCAATTCTGAACGTTGTGGATAGTACTAGAGGTAGTGTTCCTCATGTTATACTGCGGAAACCATCTGCATTGTTGGAAGATGGTAATGGGACTGACAATCTGTTGAAATTTAAGATTCAACCAAATTTGTCGTTAACTATGGGGAAAGTGAAGGCAAAGAAGAGGTTTAGTGATTTTACCTTGATAACGAATGCTGAGCCTGTTACTTCCACAGATCATGGTAAACATGCATATTTTGTCAATGCTAGTGCAGTAGCTACTAGTAATTTCGAGAGGAACAGCAGAAAAATTGAATCATTTTCTGCTTCAAAATCAAACAATGTGAAATTGAACGTGAAGTCTGAGCTGTTAGATATTCACCATGAACAAAAATCTAGTGAGGATCGTGATGTATCAACCTCTGTTGAAGATGTTTCGGTAGTAGGTGATTACAGCCAATACAATGACTCTCTAAAAG GATTACAGCCTCTTCAACAAAATGGTTTAGGGCCCTCTTTAAAAGCTTATCCTAGTATTGAAGAATCTGAGGCAAAACTAACAAATGCTAGCAGCAACATGTCAGAGGAATCTACACTGCATAAACCGACTAG ATTAGTTCAATCTGAAACCACCTTAAACGTTCTAGGTCACGAGAAGCTAGTTAAAAAACATACAAATTTTGACAGTGCTGAGCTTGAGGACTTCCCTACGTCATCACCTATCAAT GAACTTGAAGATATAGACTGGACAATAGCCGAAGATCTGGTGGAGACTGGACAGAGAGATGAAGTGGAATTGATAAGCGCTAGTACCCGGGGATTTGTT GTGTCTTTCCGCTCTTTGATTGGATTTTTACCGTATAGAAATCTTGCACCTAAGCACAAGTACTTTGCCTTTGAGACTTGGTTGAGATATAAAGGCTTGGATCCAACTATGTACAAGCAAAGTCTAAGCATTCTTGGAAGCTCTGAAGATACAGGCAAGGCTACAGCTCTGTATTCAAGTCTAGACATACATTTTGATCAAGAAATTACTAGCAATATGGAGCTTGAAGAACTGCTTACAATATATGATGACATGAAGCTTAAATTTTTGACATCCCTTCTTGACAAG ATGTTCAAAGTTTATGTAGTATTTGCAGACAGAGAATCAAGAAGGTTAATATTTTCCATGAAACCGAAGGAAAAGGAAGAATCAATTGAAAAAAAGAGAGACCTCATG GCTAGGCTGAGCATTGGAGAAGTAGTGAAATGCTGCATAACAAAGATGACATACTTTGGTATATTTGTTGAG GTTGAAGGAGTTCCTGCAATGATTCACCAGACAGAAGTTTCATGGGATGTCACAGTAAATCCAACTTCGTGTTTCAAAATTGGCCAG ATTGTGGAAGCCAAAGTTCACCAACTAGACTTTTCACTTGAACGAATATTTTTATCGTTGAAGGAAGTAGTG CCAGATCCATTGACTGAGACCTTGGAGGCTGTAGATCATGTTTCGCAGAACAGGGTATTAGCAACATCAGAAGCAGATACTGAG TGGACTGACATCGAAAAACTTCTAAAAGAACTACATCAATTTGAAGGGATTAACTCTGTATCAAGAGGTCGATTTTTTTTAAGCCCTGATTTCACCCCAACATTTCAG GTTTATATGGCGTCCATGTTTGAGAATCAATACAAGTTGCTTGCTCGAGCAGGAAATAGAGTACAAGAG GTGATAGTGGAAACATCATTGGGCAAAGAAGACATAAAGTCTGCAATTTTGACGTGTACCAACAGGCTACAGAGCTGA